One genomic region from Spirulina subsalsa PCC 9445 encodes:
- the hetZ gene encoding heterocyst differentiation protein HetZ, with amino-acid sequence METIFQFLFTQLRQQTRASERVCHSVASRLATEVNRICTESSRIQASGEVENWAKTLANHRLKQCLRYYKLGSKRGRVELQSLLSAIVYRYISPAQGANSYQARVTLIEDFLQGFYAEALHNFRRENQLPLTYSPRTLLELAEYMAFCERYAKRRIPLPGRRSQQLIILRSQTFSQKQPPEATIDMDSAAEGGVSEADGERSDPLVQQLRSLLVDASSSAPDPTLRDTIIEELVQYLQDREQPDCIDYFVLRLKDLNASEIEEILGINPRQRDYLQQRFKYHLIRFALYHRWELVHQWLEADLEKNLGLTPQEWQQLQTQLTPQQTQLLQYKQQGLPTSEIAQALALTVSQTEKQWFKLLEMAWEIRNRSVS; translated from the coding sequence GTGGAGACAATATTTCAATTCCTATTTACCCAACTGCGACAGCAAACCCGTGCCTCTGAACGGGTCTGCCACAGTGTCGCATCACGACTAGCGACGGAAGTCAACCGTATTTGTACGGAAAGCAGTCGGATTCAGGCATCAGGGGAGGTGGAAAATTGGGCTAAAACCCTCGCGAACCATCGCCTAAAACAGTGTCTACGGTATTACAAATTAGGGTCTAAACGGGGTAGAGTCGAGTTACAGAGTCTACTGAGTGCCATTGTGTATCGGTATATTTCCCCAGCCCAAGGGGCGAATAGTTATCAAGCGCGAGTGACGCTGATTGAGGATTTTTTACAGGGATTTTACGCCGAAGCCTTGCACAATTTCCGGCGGGAGAATCAACTCCCGTTAACCTATTCTCCTCGGACGTTGTTAGAGTTGGCGGAATATATGGCGTTTTGTGAACGCTACGCCAAACGGCGGATTCCGTTACCCGGTCGGCGATCGCAACAGTTAATTATTCTGCGATCGCAAACCTTCTCCCAAAAACAACCCCCCGAGGCCACCATTGACATGGACAGCGCCGCAGAAGGAGGAGTCAGCGAAGCCGATGGAGAACGGAGTGATCCCCTCGTGCAGCAACTACGCTCCCTATTAGTCGATGCCAGCAGTAGCGCACCGGATCCCACCCTGCGGGACACCATCATTGAAGAATTAGTGCAATACCTCCAAGACCGGGAACAACCCGACTGTATTGATTACTTTGTCCTGCGTCTTAAAGACCTCAACGCCAGTGAAATTGAAGAAATCCTAGGCATCAACCCCCGTCAACGGGACTACCTACAACAGCGCTTTAAATACCACCTAATTCGCTTTGCCCTATACCATCGTTGGGAACTGGTACACCAGTGGCTAGAAGCAGACCTCGAAAAAAACTTAGGATTAACCCCCCAAGAATGGCAACAACTGCAAACCCAACTCACCCCGCAACAAACCCAACTCTTACAATATAAACAACAGGGACTTCCCACCTCAGAAATTGCTCAAGCCCTTGCCCTCACCGTCAGTCAAACGGAAAAACAATGGTTTAAGCTGCTTGAAATGGCTTGGGAGATTCGGAATCGTTCAGTATCCTGA
- a CDS encoding RNA-guided endonuclease InsQ/TnpB family protein produces MIVLEMKAVLKPDQSLAIDEAIRTVQFIRNKALKLWMDAKREDKVDKYSLNKYCAVLAKQFKFVDTLNSTARQASAERAWSAIARFYDNCKKKVKGKKGYPKFQKNNRSVEYKHSGWKLSEDRKKITFTDKKNIGTVKLKGTRDLNFYPLDQIKRVRIIKRADGYYVQFCLNVDIREYAKPLEPTKRCVGLDVGLKVFYGNSDGETVEIPQYYRQAEKRLNRLNRQKSKKFKKGQPQSNNYQKARKRYARKHLRISRQRRGFAEKEALRVIKSNDFIAYENLNVKGMVKNSRLAKSINDAAWSTFRQWLEYFGFKYGKATVAVPPHNTSQNCSNCGQKVSKSLSTRTHVCPHCGYTEDRDVNAAINILKRGLSTVGHTETYTLGERFPLAWLDTSCQVKETR; encoded by the coding sequence ATGATTGTCTTAGAGATGAAAGCTGTGCTTAAGCCTGATCAGTCATTGGCTATAGACGAAGCTATTCGTACAGTACAATTCATTAGAAACAAAGCGTTAAAGCTTTGGATGGATGCCAAGAGAGAAGACAAAGTAGACAAATATTCTCTCAACAAATACTGTGCAGTTCTCGCCAAACAGTTCAAGTTTGTTGATACTCTAAATTCTACGGCCAGACAAGCATCTGCTGAACGAGCATGGTCTGCTATTGCTCGTTTCTATGACAATTGTAAGAAAAAGGTTAAAGGGAAAAAAGGTTATCCTAAATTCCAAAAGAATAACCGTTCTGTAGAATATAAACACTCTGGTTGGAAACTATCGGAGGACCGAAAAAAGATAACTTTCACAGACAAGAAAAACATCGGGACGGTTAAACTGAAAGGAACTAGAGACCTGAACTTTTATCCTTTAGACCAAATTAAACGAGTTAGGATTATTAAACGAGCGGATGGTTACTATGTCCAATTCTGTCTTAACGTTGATATTCGGGAATACGCTAAACCGCTAGAACCGACTAAAAGATGTGTAGGATTGGATGTAGGCTTAAAAGTGTTCTATGGGAACAGTGATGGTGAAACAGTAGAGATACCACAATACTATCGCCAGGCCGAAAAAAGATTAAACCGTCTGAATCGGCAGAAATCTAAAAAGTTTAAGAAAGGTCAACCCCAATCAAACAACTATCAAAAGGCTAGAAAGAGATATGCTAGAAAACATTTAAGAATAAGTAGGCAACGTAGAGGCTTTGCCGAAAAAGAGGCATTGCGCGTCATTAAATCTAACGATTTCATCGCCTACGAAAACTTAAATGTCAAAGGCATGGTAAAAAACTCTAGACTAGCTAAATCTATTAATGATGCGGCTTGGTCAACTTTTCGTCAATGGCTAGAGTATTTTGGCTTTAAATATGGTAAGGCTACGGTAGCAGTGCCGCCCCATAACACGAGTCAAAACTGTTCTAACTGTGGTCAAAAAGTGTCTAAATCCCTATCTACAAGAACCCATGTTTGTCCCCATTGTGGTTATACGGAAGATAGAGATGTTAATGCTGCTATCAACATTTTGAAAAGAGGACTAAGTACGGTGGGACACACCGAAACTTATACGCTTGGGGAGAGATTCCCTCTGGCTTGGTTGGATACGTCCTGTCAAGTTAAGGAAACTCGGTGA